In the Apodemus sylvaticus chromosome 3, mApoSyl1.1, whole genome shotgun sequence genome, aattcaaagtctcatAACTTTGGCCCCTGGAAGACCTATAGCCCCAGTATATCTACACCCTGTCTCCCCGTGCATCTACAACCTGTCTCCCCACTGCATCTATAGCCTGTCTCTCATTGCTAACACATGTACTTCCTGTGAGACTGAAAATGATGCTTACTTGTCCTTAGGACTCAGTCAGGAATTCTTAACTCGCAGACAGGCAAAAGAAGGCCAggaagaaggtgtgtgtgtgtgtgtgtgtgtgtctaacgTACTACTTAAAGCCAGAGTCACAACTAGAACCCCATATGTTTACAATTTCCATAGGCTCTTTTCCTGATACTAGCCCTACAACATTTTTCTCACTAAAGATTCCTATATAATTCTTGCTGAAGAAAAGGTTGTATTCAAAAGTTTAGGTGACTGGCACATGTGGCAAGTATGTTACATACATACTACTGTATGCCACCCTTATGCCCATGGTAGGCATTATTTATCAACCGTAGAACTTCATCCCTGTGGAACCATAGGGATATGGTACAGACCACACCAATCTGTATGCAAAACAAAATCTATTTGTTACTCTTCGTGCTAGCCATTTAGGATATTGCTACTGCCAGGTTAAGCAGCTTTGAATGTCAAAAGTAATCCCGTCTCTCTTTGTGTCCCCTGCCAGCCACATCCAGCGGTTTGACACCTAACAGTGTAATTCCTGAGAAAGAGCGGCAAAACATCGCAGAGCGTCTACTGCGAGTCATGTGTGCGGACCTGGGTGCTCTGAGCGTGGTCAGCGGGAAGGAGTTCCTCAAGCTGGCTCAAACCTTGGTAGACAGTGGTGCCCGCTACGGGGCCTTCTCAGTCACCGAGATCTTGGGAAACTTTAATACCCTGGCACTGAAGCACCTGCCACGCATGTACAACCAGGTGAAGGTGAAGGTGACGTGTGCCCTGGGCAGCAATGCCTGCCTGGGCATCGGCGTCACATGCCACTCCCAGAGTGTGGGCCCTGACTCCTGCTACATCCTCACGGCCTACCAGGCTGAGGGTAACCACATCAAGAGCTATGTGCTGGGTGTGAAGGGTGCAGACATTCGCGACAATGGTGACTTGGTGCATCACTGGGTGCAGAACGTGCTGTCAGAGTTTGTGATGTCAGAGATCCGGACCGTCTATGTGACAGACTGCCGGGTGAGCACGTCCGCCTTCTCTAAGGCTGGCATGTGCCTTCGCTGCTCAGCCTGTGCCTTGAACTCAGTGGTGCAGAGCGTGCTGAGCAAGCGGACGCTGCAGGCCCGCAGCATGCATGAGGTCATCGAGCTGCTCAACGTGTGCGAGGACCTGGCGGGCTCCACGGGCCTGGCCAAGGAGACCTTTGGCTCTCTGGAGGAGACGTCCCCGCCACCCTGCTGGAACTCCGTGACCGACTCGCTGCTGCTGGTTCACGAGCGCTAtgagcagatctgtgagttctaCAGCCGTGCCAAGAAGATGAACCTCATCCAGAGCctcaacaagcacttgctgagcaACCTGGCCGCCATCTTGACACCTGTGAAGCAGGCCGTCATAGAGCTAAGCAACGAGAGCCAGCCCACCCTGCAGCTGGTGCTCCCTACCTACGTCAGGCTAGAGAAGCTGTTCACGGCCAAGGCCAATGATGCGGGCACCGTTAGCAAGCTGTGTCATCTCTTTCTGGAAGCACTCAAGGAGAACTTCAAGGTGCACCCAGCCCACAAGGTGGCCATGATCCTGGATCCTCAGCAGAAACTTCGACCAGTGCCACCCTACCAGCACGAGGAGATCATCAGCAAGGTGTGTGAACTCATCAATGAGGTTAAGGAATCCTGGGCTGAGGAGGCTGACTTTGAACCTGCTGCCAAGAAGGCCCGCTCAGCCTCTGGAGAGCACCCCACAGCTCAGGAGGATGACCGGCTGGGCAAGAACGAAGTATACGATTACCTTCAGGAACCTCTCTTTCAGGCCACTCCCGATCTCTTCCAGTACTGGTCATGCGTGACCCAAAAGCACACAAAACTGGCCAAGCTGGCCTTCTGGCTGCTGGCGGTTCCCGCTGTGGGGGCTCGAAGCgggtgtgtaaatatgtgtgaaCAAGCGCTTCTGATCAAAAGGAGGCGACTGCTTAGTCCCGAAGATATGAATAAGCTCATGTTTTTGAAATCCAACATGCTTTAAGACTCaactttgaggaaagaaaaaaaaaacagacaaaaaagaaaaacattagggaaacacacacacagcactgtcACAAACAAAGAAATTTAAGTTCTAAACACTGTGGAACCTCATTGTAAATGCCCCTTGGGAACTTAAGTGCTTTTttttcggtgtgtgtgtgtgtgtgtgtgtgtgtatgtgtgtgtgttgtgtagcgTATGCACACATGTCCATACCAACACTCAAAACATTGCATGGGTAAAGGGTGTGGGAAGCTCATACTCAAATGCACAGCCAGAGAActtcccatacacacacacacacacacacacacacacacacacacacacaaaatcccggtgcgtgcatgcatgccttTCCTCGGGCGTGTGTGCACTGTGCAGGGCGTGTCAGGAAAGCTGAGAGACTGGGGAAACAGGAGTGGTTTCGCTTTTCTTGGACAGGGGCTCCTGCTTTCAGGTGTGCAGATTGGAAGAACCTGGGCTTGTGAAATATTCAGGCAGCTGAGGGCTGAAGTGGCTTGAACGCCCATCTCCAGCCTCGGCCCTCCCtcaccatcccttcatccccTCAACCCATGGTGCCCAATCCTCTGCCCCAGCTGCTCAGACCGGTTCTCCAGACTGCATCAGATGGACAGTTTCTGCACTGGACTTTATTTCTTGTTTCACCTTCAGGGCATTAAGCTGCTGTACCTGTGGCCTCCCTCCGATGTCCAGGGCAGCTGCCTTAGAATACACACTATCTATCTCCCCAAATCAGGAAAGGAGACTCTAGAAATATAAAGCTGATGTTCTACTTTTtaatataagagagagagaaacaaaaaaacaagacttTCTTTTTCCAGAGATATAACTGACTCTCCACtcgttttgttgttatttttcacGATActttagcaatttttttaaaatcttatgcGGGATTCGTTTTCTTTTCACATGTGATTTAGACTGGGAGGCACTGAATGTCTGACTTCcgttcttgtttgttttccttgtcCCCTTTAGTTCCGAAGTCACACTGTAAACTAGCTCATCTCAGTGGCCGTGTCCAGGGCTCGCCTAACCAAGACCAAGGCCATGGCTGTGGGTCTGGAGCAGGGAGGAGTCATGGGTCCTTGGCTGTGGGGCTTGGTGGAAGCTGTAGTGGGAAGCATGTGGCTTTCGGGGTCCTGAATGTCATCGAGAGAGCCGCTGCCTGGTTCATACCCGTGGTAGTGTGAATGTCCGCCTCTTGAATGTCTGTCTCCTGTACTCAGACTGCTTCCTCCTACTCACCACAGCCTGACCTCCAGTTCTGCAGGGACACTGACTAAGTCATGTGTGTGTCTACCAGACCCAcagtctctccccctccccaaaccccagGGGTTCCGGGAGTTTACAGCCCTCCAAGGTCCCCACAGGCACCTCAGACCTGTAGGCAGGACGGTGGTGGAGCATAGTATGTTGCTGGTTGACCAGTTGGCATTCTGCAGGTGGACGTGTTTGACTAAATGCTGTGAAAGGGGTTGTTGGCCCTTGCTTCTAATCCCCTTGGCCGGGAACTAATGCTTCTACACACAGTCCAGATGCCAAGAGGGGGCTGCCATTCTGTTCACAGGTTGATGAGCATAACCACCCCATAAAGGTCTTTAGCTTGGGGTCTCTGATCCTTCCAGTGACCAGCTGTGGCCTGGGGATGCTTATACTTCAGGCTGAGAATGGCCACCCCTGAAGGGGTTATTTGCAAAAGCACCTCTCCTACCTGGGGCTTGGACTGCCCCCTTCTCCGTCATAAAGCATTACTCAACTGAAAGATACCTCGACTTCAAAAGCACTGTACCCGTAGCCCTCTCCCCTGGGTCGCCAGCAGGTGGAGAATGAGCATGACTTAACGACTCAGTGGCTTCCAGTTATGCTCAAGGTTCCAGAACTCTGTCCTTGAGGCCTACACCCACACTCTTTGCCTCGCAAGACTAACCAAGCTCTCTTGTAGAGTCTTGGACTTAGGAACAGATCAGAGAAGGCTGCGTCCACATCCACTCGAGCAAGCTACGGTCTCAGGAACCACCATACCATCCCTACTGCAAGGAAGGTTGCAGACATTTCTATCACGATGTCTTCAACTTGGCGCTTACCATCAGAGGAACCTCTGTCCATAGTGAGGAGATCCAGAAAGGAACTGAATGCCACTCTGGAAGAATGTAGGAATGCCTTTACACTGCCCGTGGCATTCCAGGAGGTGGGCTCTGGACTGATGATGAAGGATACCTCCAGTCTCCCTCCTCTGTTGGGAATGGGGCCATAACCCAGCACTTGTAGCCACACTGGAAGCTGGGTGCTTAGTGCAGTCAGTGAACACAGATCCTCAGGCAGAGCTGGGCCTGAGCTGCTGTTACAGCCAAGCCCAGGTGTGCGTTGCAGGTATTCTTTTGGAGTATGGAATATTCTCTCTCCAGAAAGAAAATTAGTGGTAAGCTCCAGGCATCTGGTCACAGATAGTGACCTCCTGTCCAGTTCATTTGCATGTTGAGTCATCTATCCTTGGGGCTTAGATTACCTCTCTAGGTTTGGCGTGAGCCCTATTTGGTCCTCAGAAACCCATCTCTGGGATGCCTCATCCTCAAAGATTATAAGGGGGCAGGCTGTCATTTCTCTCTAGTGTCCCCAGCCAGAAAAACTTCCCAATGTCTGCTGTCATATGGGCCATCTCCACAGTGCACATCCTGCAACCAACAGCTCAGTAAATCCCAAAGATCTCCCAGGTCCAGCCACAGGCCCCATCAACAGCAATATCCAACTTACCAAATTCTAGTTTAGCCAAAGCACTAAGATAGGCTCTTCCGGTGGCCTGGGCTGGCCTCTGCCTTCAGAAGGATTTTGCCATCTGCCTCCCAATTCTGTGATCGCTGTAGGTCTTTCCACCATAGGCTATTGGCAGCCTGGGACACCAGGAAGCTGGGCCATTTCTAGCATACAGCCTACCTTTAGCTGTATGACTCTCTGGACAAAAATGGTCCTTGCTTTAACATCCATCGATCCAAacacagaaggagagaagaggcgTTTCCATTAGCAAGATTTTCCCTGAGTCTGGAGTCACTTTGTTTTACCAGTGAAGCCCAAGCCAGGGCCTATAGCTTGTTTGCCTGGGATTCAGTCACTTGAGAGGTTTCAGGTCTATGAGGAATGGTTGTCCGTGGAAGTACTTGTTCTCTGCGTGGTTCTGTTCCCAACACCCTGCTCCTGCCAAGCTTCCTTTGCACGGCTCTCAGCGCCCACGATGCAATGAGTTCTGTGTGAATGCAGCTGCCTGCATCCATCCCTAGGGCTAGCTGGCACAGGATGCCACGTGTTACAGCATGAACGATGCCATCACCATCCTGCATTTGGTATTGTGGGGTTGGCCTTTGGCTGAGGGAAAGTTTCATGGTGAGACGAACAGCTGGTGATACTGATGAGAACTCATTTCCAGGTCTCTAGGAAGGACCTGGACACCAGCCAGGTGGGCTGGCCAAGAGTCTTCATTTCAGTTCGACAACTTTGATCTCCTGCActttgaagaaatggaagaattcTACAAGGCATGTCTTCCACGGTGAAGCTGAATCTTTGCTTtcagagcccccccccctttttttttgaacAAGGTCCACTATTTTCCTGGCCTCGGGTTAGACTTGCTGGAGAGAGTATGGGTACCGTACATGCTCACTCTGAGGACACAGCGTCACCAAGAAATATCAAAGTTCATATGTAGGTGGGATGCCATGCCAGACCTTGTCATGTCATGCTTGAGGAGAGCACAGGGCACTCTTACCCCATGAGCTATGCCAAGCTCCTAGCTTTCTGGTCTTGGCAGCGGTGTGACACTGTTATGTCTGTCATATATCTAGAAGGTTTCTGGAGGGCAGAACCAAGAGAGTGAGGCTCAGGCTATACCCTGGAGACAGTGTACAGGGACTCCTGTCCCCAGGGTAGTGGGAGAGCTGGCAAGGAGGCTGCCCCTCCCCTTCACTGTGGCAAACGTTTGCTAGGCCAGTTATGGCAAACCAATGATGCGGTGTTTCCTCATGTTCCCCTTCCATCTCCCCTTTGCAGGCTCTTTGGGGGCTCTTTGGGGTGGTGACTGtggttgtttttcttcctctcttattTGGGTCTGAGGATGGTAATCTGGAGAGCTCTGGCTTTGACCAAGGGAACCTGTGGTCTCTGACCACATGTCTAGGCCTCACATGGAAGAGGGTGGTGCTTTAAGGTTCCACTCCCAAATGGAAAGTTGACTAGCCTTGCAGTTGGCATTGGCATCACCACCCACCAAGGTCCTACTCATCCTTGGGCACCTTGACTCTTTGAACCAAAGTTCCTTAAAGGGACAGCCCAGCCTTGTCCTTAGGAGCCAGAATTTGCAGGCCTGCTGGAAGGAGGGCTCCCACAATCCAGAAGGCTCACCTAGGACCGTTCTCCCGCCCAGCCAGGGTGGGCGGCGTCCCAAACAGGGCTAGAGCTTGTGGCCTGACTTGGGCTGGGCCTGGCCAACCATGAAAGAGCAAGAGCCATGTGGCAAGGCCTTCCAGGTCCCAGGCATCAGGAAACCATGTTGTGTAACAGCCTGAAGCAGAGATAGTTTTTAAGATGCATGAATTATTTTCAGTTGTCTTCTGAtcctaacatttttctttttccctcaacTTCACGTTTGTGATCTGTTCACATCAGGTAAATCTTGAGAACGCCTTGGTGCCCCTTTCCTCCTGCCCCCCTACTCAGTGACCACGTGTGTGCGCCTCCATCCTGTCTCAGTAGTAAAGACGTTCTAGGCAATACCATGGACACAACTGTGTCTCGCTTCGAGTGCAAGAAACTCAagtcatcttaaaaaaaaattaaaaacacaaaaaaaatttacaaaaaagcaaacacacacacaaaaaatatcttttttaggCCAGAGTTTTCTACAGGtattaatgaatatttttcttaatcCTTATAAGTTTTATgtgtttaatatttcttaataccAGTAGTATTAATTTATACTTTTGTagcaacataatatttttataaacagccAGTGATTGGCTCAAGTCTTCACGGGGGTTTATGCAGGGCTATCTTAGGGACCCTGTGTACCATgtactgtatttaaaaaaaaaattacccagcGTCACACTTGCTGTGTTGATAACAAAGACGTCATTGGCGGTCTCCTGTATTGACAGTGTGGATCCTACAGTCCTTCAGGGAGCCACATTGCATGGGGGTTGAGTTGCCAGTTCTTGTGATACATAAACTCCCAAGGCCAAACTTGAGGGTTTATTTAGGGTTTTCTGTGTGTCCTTTGgggtgttttattttactttggttTGGGTACTGTTTCTCCATTTTACAGCCAAATTTGTTTCATGGTGTTTAAATATTTTACTGATGTCAAAtggaagaaaggaacagaaaatttttcaaaaggtttttacaaagtaataaaatgtaaaactgaGCTGTTTCGATGTTACTGTTTTTACGTGTCTGTTCTTGTCTGCAAGTGGAATATTCTcatggatgtggagaagaggaagttTCCACTGGGTTCCTTAAGTCACCAAAAAGCCCTGGCCCAAGATTCAGTTTCTCCCCCGACCCCCAAACCATTTCCCAGCTGGTTGATGCCAAGGTAAAAAGACATCCTTCAATGACTAGAGGATCAGTCGCCTAAGTGCGCTCCCGAATTCATGTCAGTGTTGTATTTATGGTTTTACAATAAAACAGCCTTTAGGAACCTCTGGTGTGTGATGTTTTTCTTAGGGTTGGGCTTGGGCCATGTCATCCACTCAGCACAGCTCCTGCAGTGGCTGGGTATGTAGGACAGACATGAGGTACCAAGGTGGCGTGGCCTGTCACACTCTGAAGTCATGCTTGCCCATTTGTCATTTAAGGGTGGGTCATTGGTTGGCACAGCGTAGGCCCGCCTCAGTGTTTGGTGGATATGGGAGAAGGCATCCAAGGAGTCTGTGACCTGCTGAGGGATGGCTTGTAGAGGCCTGTCTCGGAGAATAAGGGATAGGTTTTAATCAGTCCTCCTGGTTCAGTTCAGAAGGCACACATCCGAGTAGGCCTGGCCCCTGCAGCCATACCTTCACTATAGTGGCTGGGGTCTCCCATGCAACTGGCATGTGTTTACAGCTGTtatctgtatcctttctttcctgggCAGACCAGCCCAATTCCTGACATCACTGGAACTCTAAACACATGAGAGTTGGCACCTGCCACTTGTTCAGAGCCTCATATCACAGACAAGAGGACatttttgcctttcttccttAGGCTCAAAGTTGAGGGAGAAAAGATCCCGCCAAAATGAACTGTGGCCTGTGTGGAGGGGAGGGTGGAGGACATCGAGGGAGCCCAGCACAGGAAGTTCCTCTCTCAGTCTCCAGGAAAGTATAGTACAGACTCCCCACCTCAGGCTCCACCATGTCCCTAACTAGTGCTGAGGAACTCTATTCTAAGAAGATGAATTATTAGGATCTTCTGAAAAAAATCCCATCAAATTATGTGCAGGTAGCCTCTCTATACTTGGCCCCTTCCCAGAGGGCAGCAGCCTAGCCCTGCAGGCGTGCCCCATGGAAGTTTCTACAAGGGAACCATGGGGATCTCTGTATCAACTGAGATAAAGCTGTATAAAGCTGGCACAGGAATTTCTCCACAGCTGAAATTATAAGGTAGTCTGTGGTGTTCACAAATTTTTTGAATTCTTTATCTCAAATGTCAAATAAGGCCAGGCCTCTGGATGTCACCACTGGAGGGTTAGCCTCTGGGTTATGGCCAGTTAAGATGCTTATTAAGCAGCCACATTTATACTGTAGCAAGTAAATATGAAGAGTAATCACTAAAATTCCCAAGGCAAGACCAGATCCTCAGTGCCTCTTCAGGGTAAGGGCTCCTGGGCAGAGAATGGATCCTGAGCCTTTGGGAGAAGTGTTGTGGATTCCTGGGACTGAATCCCCAGGGGGATGATTGTGTTGTCAGGATGTACTATTATTTATTAGGTAAAGCTGTAGCAAGTCCCAAGGAATGCCTGTCCTGAGGGATAGTTCAGAACTGTCACAGAAGCAGGTGCCTTCAGGACAAAACAATTAGAGACAGTATAAGTGAGTCACAGGGAGAACTTTCCTCATGGGACAGCTCAGATACCTCAGATTGTCTTCCCATAAGAACTGAGtagccgggctggagagatggcacagcggttaagagcactgactactcttccagaggtcctgagttcaaatcccaacaaccacatggtggctcacaaccatccgtaatgagatctgatgccctcttctggagtgtctgaagacagctacagtgtgcttatatataataataaataaatctgaaaagaaCTGAGTCGCCTATCTAGGGTAGCGCATGTCTCTGATTCCAGGACCAGATAGGTAGAGGCAAGGCAATCttgggtttgaagccagcctgagctacatagaagGATCTTGTCCCAAGCTCACTAAGAATTGAGCAGATTTTTATGaggacatttgttttgttttgtttttaaagatttagtttttatttatacaaatacatcagatcctactacagatggttgtgagctaccatgtggttgctgggaattgaactcgggacttctggaagagctgtcagtgatcttag is a window encoding:
- the Znf618 gene encoding zinc finger protein 618 isoform X3 encodes the protein MSQPDGAAAPQVDGASTPGRRSVVNREHLKLSQKSTKVEGPEPMPAEASLSAEQGTMTEVKVKTEVPDDYIQEVIWQGENEEEKAAGKDGTGDVPAEICVVIGGVRNQQTLDGKAPEGSPHRGSVRSRYSGTWIFDQALRYASGSYECGICGKKYKYYNCFQTHVRAHRDTEATSGEGASQSNNFRYVCDICGKKYKYYSCFQEHRDLHAVDVFSVEGAPENRADPFDQGVVATDEVKEEPPEPFQKIGPKTGNYTCEFCGKQYKYYTPYQEHVALHAPISTAPGWEPPEDPDTGSECSHPEVTPSPRFVAAKTQTNQSGKKAPASVVRCTTLLHRTPPATQTQTFRTPNSGSPASKAAAAENTFSRRVESKAQNHFEETNSSLQNSNEPYTCGACGIQFQFYSNLLEHMQSHAADNENNITSNQSRSPPAAVEEKWKPPAQRNSTNNTTSSGLTPNSVIPEKERQNIAERLLRVMCADLGALSVVSGKEFLKLAQTLVDSGARYGAFSVTEILGNFNTLALKHLPRMYNQVKVKVTCALGSNACLGIGVTCHSQSVGPDSCYILTAYQAEGNHIKSYVLGVKGADIRDNGDLVHHWVQNVLSEFVMSEIRTVYVTDCRVSTSAFSKAGMCLRCSACALNSVVQSVLSKRTLQARSMHEVIELLNVCEDLAGSTGLAKETFGSLEETSPPPCWNSVTDSLLLVHERYEQICEFYSRAKKMNLIQSLNKHLLSNLAAILTPVKQAVIELSNESQPTLQLVLPTYVRLEKLFTAKANDAGTVSKLCHLFLEALKENFKVHPAHKVAMILDPQQKLRPVPPYQHEEIISKVCELINEVKESWAEEADFEPAAKKARSASGEHPTAQEDDRLGKNEVYDYLQEPLFQATPDLFQYWSCVTQKHTKLAKLAFWLLAVPAVGARSGCVNMCEQALLIKRRRLLSPEDMNKLMFLKSNML
- the Znf618 gene encoding zinc finger protein 618 isoform X1; translation: MSQPDGAAAPQVDGASTPGRRSVVNREHLKLSQKSTKVEGPEPMPAEASLSAEQGTMTEVKVKTEVPDDYIQEVIWQGENEEEKAAGKDGTGDVPAEICVVIGGVRNQQTLGSYECGICGKKYKYYNCFQTHVRAHRDTEATSGEGASQSNNFRYVCDICGKKYKYYSCFQEHRDLHAVDVFSVEGAPENRADPFDQGVVATDEVKEEPPEPFQKIGPKTGNYTCEFCGKQYKYYTPYQEHVALHAPISTAPGWEPPEDPDTGSECSHPEVTPSPRFVAAKTQTNQSGKKAPASVVRCTTLLHRTPPATQTQTFRTPNSGSPASKAAAAENTFSRRVESKAQNHFEETNSSLQNSNEPYTCGACGIQFQFYSNLLEHMQSHAADNENNITSNQSRSPPAAVEEKWKPPAQRNSTNNTTSSGLTPNSVIPEKERQNIAERLLRVMCADLGALSVVSGKEFLKLAQTLVDSGARYGAFSVTEILGNFNTLALKHLPRMYNQVKVKVTCALGSNACLGIGVTCHSQSVGPDSCYILTAYQAEGNHIKSYVLGVKGADIRDNGDLVHHWVQNVLSEFVMSEIRTVYVTDCRVSTSAFSKAGMCLRCSACALNSVVQSVLSKRTLQARSMHEVIELLNVCEDLAGSTGLAKETFGSLEETSPPPCWNSVTDSLLLVHERYEQICEFYSRAKKMNLIQSLNKHLLSNLAAILTPVKQAVIELSNESQPTLQLVLPTYVRLEKLFTAKANDAGTVSKLCHLFLEALKENFKVHPAHKVAMILDPQQKLRPVPPYQHEEIISKVCELINEVKESWAEEADFEPAAKKARSASGEHPTAQEDDRLGKNEVYDYLQEPLFQATPDLFQYWSCVTQKHTKLAKLAFWLLAVPAVGARSGCVNMCEQALLIKRRRLLSPEDMNKLMFLKSNML
- the Znf618 gene encoding zinc finger protein 618 isoform X2 gives rise to the protein MSQPDGAAAPQVDGASTPGRRSVVNREHLKLSQKSTKVEGPEPMPAEASLSAEQGTMTEVKVKTEVPDDYIQEVIWQGENEEEKAAGKDGTGDVPAEICVVIGGVRNQQTLGSYECGICGKKYKYYNCFQTHVRAHRDTEATSGEGASQSNNFRYVCDICGKKYKYYSCFQEHRDLHAVDVFSVEGAPENRADPFDQGVVATDEVKEEPPEPFQKIGPKTGNYTCEFCGKQYKYYTPYQEHVALHAPISTAPGWEPPEDPDTGSECSHPEVTPSPRFVAAKTQTNQSGKKAPASVVRCTTLLHRTPPATQTQTFRTPNSGSPASKAAAENTFSRRVESKAQNHFEETNSSLQNSNEPYTCGACGIQFQFYSNLLEHMQSHAADNENNITSNQSRSPPAAVEEKWKPPAQRNSTNNTTSSGLTPNSVIPEKERQNIAERLLRVMCADLGALSVVSGKEFLKLAQTLVDSGARYGAFSVTEILGNFNTLALKHLPRMYNQVKVKVTCALGSNACLGIGVTCHSQSVGPDSCYILTAYQAEGNHIKSYVLGVKGADIRDNGDLVHHWVQNVLSEFVMSEIRTVYVTDCRVSTSAFSKAGMCLRCSACALNSVVQSVLSKRTLQARSMHEVIELLNVCEDLAGSTGLAKETFGSLEETSPPPCWNSVTDSLLLVHERYEQICEFYSRAKKMNLIQSLNKHLLSNLAAILTPVKQAVIELSNESQPTLQLVLPTYVRLEKLFTAKANDAGTVSKLCHLFLEALKENFKVHPAHKVAMILDPQQKLRPVPPYQHEEIISKVCELINEVKESWAEEADFEPAAKKARSASGEHPTAQEDDRLGKNEVYDYLQEPLFQATPDLFQYWSCVTQKHTKLAKLAFWLLAVPAVGARSGCVNMCEQALLIKRRRLLSPEDMNKLMFLKSNML